The following are encoded together in the Pungitius pungitius chromosome 7, fPunPun2.1, whole genome shotgun sequence genome:
- the ankle1 gene encoding ankyrin repeat and LEM domain-containing protein 1 yields MDRKKSRLESQLCEAVNDGDPRAVQLLLSQGARPDLVASEGVAAIHLAAGKETEKNTRCLKMFLQHGADPNVRASDGLTPLHIAALWGCYQNLKLLLINGGNPNIKHDEGHTPGQLAKQQENRRCAQLLQEYQLSSVETEEDELPQFQYSVYSDQTDTSVYPETDYSFSSRSSVISDFGEAPLSSTRRSSFFNLSNINGRPDCRGLSYNTLSDMDAKRHRSQLWTNPASHCASECPSILSSTRVSAVGPAAAMPTCKEEVFFDDGPSGLKANKQGATTEDRSSASRRDTLPVFSCRQASRKSVSFRNDDEYFPVFSPESPEPCTTGLAFDMSEYSDFLDSERMATVLHKQGLDVTSPDHVYVFCRESGDGTVEDMEKTVVGHGALAESDGEAEGQYFSEPQVDIPEQPLLSPASAASSGSGSSHYSSCESEHYISTLDASLRPGQLPLPAVHGAPVAAELEPCGSPVLDASSDAAAAAPPRDEAAEISPLPFMTSPFVTGRTRSRLSRFSMRTGRPSESLLSTSSLFEVNLPAPVRTRRHTPRSQSREDFYSSPHAPCCTPSYSGRGTVGAAHAADCRDSPSSTLTAGPSVSSSQADTLILSRSVTDSTLCDTVLLEGSEDSSMDAYERNLAEVVQAMQGHKLAGSQDCLTDDRTSTSEATTRDPLNAAAGKDNPEGLKKEDVLLTEDYDSPLDSVSSSSSSSSSTYFSPRRSREDSDLPCTPGTGCTPRYSMSRLSCGVRPQHLASLSYTPGGRPLIQDLDEAVEYLYTDSEQGHELIETHVPPTANTSLSSSMSASSTEDTVLYDWRADLARAGKENRPPQTAPAKKGGGEDRVPPDTSGMTDQELRSRLLALGESPGPIGSRTRPVYMRRLRRLLQESSAQSPRPQRPSDQPHTDLGYSPELCRALRTFELPDCQADEQALCQQFDQPDQNRKWREGLIKSSFNYLLLDPRVTKNLPFRSQTMTLQECFQTFTNAIFYVGKGKRSRPYSHLYEALEYFKGDKTSKKLCPKVQHILQVWKAEQGVVSLHCFQNVIPVEAYTREACMVEAIGLKMLTNQKRGDFYGVVSTWQVKKKRDLGVHLLYRAMQIFLAEGERQLRPADIRQ; encoded by the exons ATGGATCGAAAGAAGAGTAGGCTCGAGAGTCAGCTGTGTGAAGCGGTGAACGACGGGGACCCGAG GGCCGTGCAGCTGCTTCTCTCCCAAGGTGCTCGCCCTGACCTGGTGGCCAGTGAAGGGGTGGCTGCGATACATCTGGCAGCCGGCAAAGAGACTGAGAAAAACACACGCTGTCTGAAAATGTTCCTGCAACATGGAGCAGACCCCAATGTCCG GGCATCGGATGGCCTGACTCCTCTTCACATTGCTGCACTGTGGGGGTGTTACCAGAATCTGAAGCTGCTCTTGATTAACGGAGGGAACCCAAACATTAAACACGAT GAAGGGCATACACCAGGGCAGCTTGCAAAGCAACAGGAGAATCGAAGATGTgcccagctccttcaggagTACCAGTTAAGCTCCGTGGAAACCGAGGAAGACGAGTTACCTCAATTCCAATACT CTGTGTATTCAGATCAAACGGACACGTCCGTCTATCCTGAAACGGACTACAGCTTTAGTTCCCGCTCTTCCGTGATAAGTGACTTTGGTGAAGCCCCATTGAGCAGCACAAGGCGCTCATCCTTCTTCAACCTGTCCAACATTAACGGAAGGCCAGATTGCAGAGGATTATCATATAACACACTTTCTGATATGGACGCAAAGAGGCATCGCAGCCAGTTATGGACAAATCCCGCCTCGCATTGTGCGTCCGAATGTCCCTCCATACTATCAAGCACTCGTGTGTCTGCAGTGGGACCTGCAGCTGCAATGCCCACTTGTAAAGAGGAGGTCTTTTTTGACGATGGTCCGTCCGGTTTAAAAGCGAACAAACAAGGTGCTACAACTGAGGACAGAAGCTCCGCCTCTAGAAGAGACACTCTCCCAGTATTCTCCTGCAGGCAGGCAAGTCGCAAGAGTGTGAGCTTCAGAAACGATGATGAATATTTCCCTGTTTTCAGTCCTGAATCTCCTGAACCGTGCACTACGGGCTTGGCGTTCGACATGTCGGAGTACTCCGACTTCCTGGACTCCGAGCGCATGGCCACCGTTCTGCACAAGCAGGGCCTCGACGTCACATCGCCGGATCACGTTTACGTTTTCTGCAGGGAGAGCGGCGATGGCACGGTGGAGGACATGGAGAAAACGGTCGTTGGTCACGGCGCTTTGGCAGAGAGCGATGGCGAAGCGGAGGGCCAGTATTTTTCAGAGCCTCAGGTGGATATACCAGAGCAGCCGCTCCTTTCCCCCGCTAGCGCCGCGAGCAGTGGGTCTGGTAGTAGTCATTATAGTAGCTGCGAGAGCGAGCACTACATCAGTACACTGGACGCTTCTTTGCGCCCCGGGCAGCTTCCACTCCCCGCTGTGCATGGGGCCCCTGTGGCGGCTGAATTGGAACCTTGTGGTAGCCCCGTGCTGGACGCCTCGAGTGACGCCGCTGCGGCAGCCCCCCCGCGCGATGAAGCGGCCGAGATATCGCCGCTTCCATTCATGACCAGTCCTTTCGTAACGGGACGGACTCGCTCGAGGTTGAGTCGGTTCTCAATGAGAACCGGCAGACCTTCCGAGAGCCTCCTCAGCACGTCCTCTCTGTTTGAAGTGAACCTCCCGGCGCCGGTCCGAACGCGGCGCCATACGCCCCGGTCTCAGAGCAGGGAGGACTTTTACAGTTCACCACATGCGCCTTGTTGTACGCCGTCCTATTCGGGGAGGGGCACAGTGGGAGCAGCACATGCTGCTGATTGCAGGGACTCGCCATCCTCCACCCTCACAGCTGGTCCAAGTGTCAGCAGCAGCCAGGCGGACACGCTCATCCTCTCCAGAAGCGTAACCGATTCCACTCTGTGTGACACGGTCCTACTGGAGGGAAGCGAGGACTCGTCAATGGACGCCTACGAACGAAACCTTGCGGAGGTTGTGCAGGCGATGCAGGGCCACAAGCTTGCTGGAAGCCAGGATTGTCTGACTGATGATCGGACGAGCACGAGCGAGGCAACCACGAGGGATCCTCTAAATGCGGCTGCTGGCAAGGACAACCCGGAGGGCCTAAAAAAAGAGGACGTCCTGTTGACGGAGGACTACGACTCTCCTCTGGACTCggtctcatcctcctcctcctcctccagctccacctatTTCTCCCCAAGGAGGTCCAGGGAGGATTCCGACCTCCCCTGCACTCCAGGCACCGGGTGCACCCCGAGGTACAGCATGAGCCGACTGTCGTGCGGCGTCAGGCCGCAGCACCTGGCGAGCCTGTCCTACACCCCCGGGGGGCGGCCGCTCATCCAGGACCTGGATGAAGCCGTGGAGTACCTGTACACCGACTCGGAGCAGGGCCACGAGCTGATCGAGACCCACGTCCCGCCGACCGCAAACACCTCGCTGAGCTCCAGCATGAGCGCCAGCAGCACCGAGGACACCGTCCTGTACGACTGGCGCGCCGACCTGGCGCGGGCTGGCAAGGAGAACCGGCCGCCGCAGACGGCGCCCGCGAAGAAGGGAGGCGGCGAGGACAGGGTGCCGCCGGACACCAGCGGGATGACGGACCAGGAGCTGAGGTCGAGGCTGTTGGCGCTGGGGGAGAGCCCGGGTCCCATCGGCAGCCGCACGCGGCCCGTCTACATGCGACGGCTCCGTCGGCTGCTGCAGGAGTCCTCGGCCCAGTCCCCGCGTCCCCAGAGGCCATCGGACCAGCCACACACAG ATTTGGGCTATAGCCCGGAATTGTGCCGGGCCCTGCGGACCTTCGAGCTGCCCGATTGTCAGGCTGACGAGCAAGCTTTGTGCCAGCAGTTCGACCAACCGGATCAAAACAGAAAGTGGAGGGAGGGCCTCATCAAGTCCAGCTTCAACTACCTGCTGCTTGACCCGAG AGTGACAAAAAACCTTCCATTCCGCAGTCAGACCATGACCCTACAGGAGTGTTTCCAGACGTTTACCAACGCAATATTTTATGTGGGCAAAGGGAAGCGCTCCCGTCCTTACAGCCACCTGTACGAGGCTTTAGAGTACTTCAAAGGAGACAAGACCTCCAAG AAATTGTGCCCGAAGGTGCAGCACATCCTTCAGGTGTGGAAGGCGGAGCAGGGAGTTGTCTCTCTGCACTGTTTCCAGAATGTCATTCCGGTGGAGGCTTACACCAGAGAGGCCTGCATGGTGGAAGCCATCG GCTTGAAGATGCTCACCAATCAGAAGCGAGGGGATTTTTACGGAGTCGTGTCCACCTGGCAGGTGAAGAAGAAGCGGGACCTAGGCGTCCACCTGCTCTACAGGGCCATGCAGATCTTCCTTGCAGAGGGTGAGAGGCAGCTCAGACCAGCAGACATCAGACAGTAG
- the LOC119216988 gene encoding intestinal-type alkaline phosphatase-like: protein MANTRELLFAGLLILITVQLTLSISEEELHASYWNNKARQTLHTALNVQRSLKQAKNVILFLGDGMGLPTVTAARILKGQLAGKSGEETSLVMDTFPHVALSKTYNVDQQMPDSAGTATAYLCGVKANYGTLGVTAATPRSNCGATFGNEVESVLSRAKKAGKSVGIVTTTRVQHASPGANYAHTANRDWYSDSDLPPEALQNGCRDIAFQLVNNTEINVILGGGREYMFSKTTSDPEYPTRTGARNDGLNLVEEWLRTKKNARYVWNKADFDAVNPSNTDFLMGLFEPKDCRYELERDPSMDPSLTEMMEKAIHILSKNPKGFYLFVEGGRIDHAHHGGIAKKALYETVEFDRAIGRAAELTSELDTLTVVTADHSHVFAFGGNSARGNPVLGVSRSKANDKKNFTTAVYGNGPGYRNGTRPDMNEDISSGNDYLQQAPVPLDSETHGIEDVAIFAKGPMSHLFHGVHEQNYIAHVTAYAACLEPYENCDLPPPSRAGAIHPSLLLLLMGFLLLSLSLLD, encoded by the exons ATGGCCAACACACGTGAACTCCTTTTTGCTGGATTATTGATTCTTATTACAGTGCAGTTGACTTTGTCCATTTCAG aggaggagctgcatGCCAGCTACTGGAACAACAAGGCAAGACAGACCCTTCACACTGCTCTGAATGTTCAGCGGAGTCTTAAACAAGCCAAGAACGTCATCCTCTTCCTGGGGGATG GTATGGGACTACCGACAGTGACTGCTGCCAGGATCCTCAAAGGCCAGTTGGCAGGGAAATCCGGGGAGGAGACCAGTCTGGTTATGGATACCTTTCCTCACGTGGCCTTGTCTAAG ACGTACAATGTGGACCAGCAGATGCCAGACAGCGCTGGCACAGCCACAGCTTATTTGTGTGGTGTGAAGGCCAATTACGGAACCTTGGGTGTAACTGCCGCCACCCCGAGGAGCAACTGTGGGGCCACCTTTGGGAACGAAGTCGAATCGGTTTTGAGCCGCGCTAAGAAAGCAG GAAAGTCTGTGGGAATTGTGACTACAACCAGAGTGCAGCACGCCTCTCCTGGTGCAAACTACGCTCACACTGCCAACCGGGACTGGTATTCTGACTCCGACCTCCCCCCTGAGGCATTGCAAAATGGCTGCCGGGACATTGCTTTCCAGCTGGTTAATAACACCGAGATAAAT GTCATTCTTGGTGGAGGTCGTGAGTACATGTTTTCAAAGACCACTAGTGACCCTGAGTATCCAACTAGAACAGGAGCCAGAAATGATGGGCTAAATCTTGTTGAAGAGTGGTTAAGGACAAAAAAG AACGCCCGATATGTGTGGAACAAAGCAGATTTTGATGCTGTCAACCCTTCCAACACAGACTTCTTAATGG GTCTCTTTGAGCCCAAAGACTGCCGTTACGAGTTGGAACGTGATCCATCCATGGACCCTTCTCTTACAGAGATGATGGAGAAAGCAATTCATATTCTCAGCAAGAACCCAAAGGGATTTTACCTTTTTGTAGAAG GCGGAAGAATCGACCATGCTCACCACGGAGGTATCGCCAAAAAAGCACTCTATGAGACTGTGGAGTTTGACCGGGCCATCGGGCGCGCAGCTGAACTCACCAGTGAGCTTGACACCCTGACTGTGGTCACTGCAGACCACTCCCACGTCTTTGCCTTCGGAGGGAATTCTGCAAGGGGAAACCCTGTTTTAG GGGTTTCCAGGTCAAAAGCTAACGACAAAAAGAACTTCACCACTGCTGTGTATGGAAATGGACCAGGATACCGGAATGGAACTCGCCCTGATATGAATGAGGACATTTCAT cGGGTAATGATTACCTTCAGCAGGCTCCTGTGCCTCTGGACTCAGAGACCCATGGCATAGAAGATGTAGCCATCTTTGCCAAAGGTCCCATGTCACATCTTTTCCACGGTGTCCATGAGCAGAACTACATTGCCCACGTTACTGCTTATGCTGCTTGCCTGGAGCCCTACGAGAACTGTGATCTGCCCCCACCCAGCCGAGCTGGAGCCATCCACCCcagcctcctgctccttctgaTGGgattccttctcctctccctctctttgctgGATTAG
- the alpi.1 gene encoding alkaline phosphatase, intestinal, tandem duplicate 1 — MPTAKCTANRHLLILLGPMLLAVGRSAMESQAALYELEREPAYWDAQARATLDAALKLRPREHQAKNLILFVGDGMGVSTVSAARILRGQMEGRSGEETMLAMDTFPYVALSKTYSVDKQVADSASTATAYHCGVKANAKTVGLSANAVAYECNTTFGNEVFSVLRRAKAQGKSVGVVTTTRVQHASPAAAYAHSVSRSWYSDADLPSSAQQQGCVDIATQLVTNVDIDVILGGGRMYMTPKGTPDPEYPTSNSRKGDRKDKKNLIDVWLKAKPNKKSHYVWHRKEFDEINVKATDRLMGLFEPKDMRFEVFRNRTRDPSIVEMTEKAIQILSKNPKGYFLFVEGGRIDHGHHSGIAKLALTEAVMFDRAIQRAAQLTREYDTLTVVTADHSHVFTFGGNTPRGNPIFGLAPKKADDKLPFTSLLYANGPGYVHINGTRGNITMVDYYDEEYMQQAAVPLDVETHGGEDVAIYAKGPMAHLIHGVKEQNYVAHVMAYAACLEPYKNCPPHPHSHTSSGCVNPTSSLLVGLLSFLWLLR, encoded by the exons ATGCCAACGGCGAAATGCACGGCCAACCGTCACctgctcatccttctgggcccCATGCTGTTGGCTGTCGGCCGGTCCGCTATGGAGAGCCAAG CAGCACTGTATGAACTTGAAAGGGAACCAGCCTATTGGGATGCTCAGGCAAGAGCAACACTGGATGCTGCCCTCAAACTCCGCCCTCGGGAGCACCAAGCCAAGAACCTCATCTTGTTCGTCGGCGACG GAATGGGTGTGTCCACAGTGTCGGCAGCTCGAATCCTGCGAGGTCAGATGGAAGGCAGATCGGGGGAGGAGACAATGCTCGCCATGGACACCTTCCCGTATGTGGCCCTGTCAAAG ACCTACAGCGTGGATAAGCAGGTAGCAGACAGCGCCAGCACTGCCACAGCCTACCACTGCGGGGTGAAGGCCAACGCCAAGACAGTGGGGCTCAGCGCTAACGCAGTGGCCTACGAGTGCAACACCACCTTTGGCAATGAGGTCTTCTCGGTTCTACGACGTGCTAAAGCTCAAG GTAAATCAGTCGGTGTAGTGACCACCACCCGTGTCCAGCACGCCTCTCCAGCCGCTGCGTACGCGCACTCCGTCAGCCGCAGTTGGTACAGCGACGCAGATCTTCCCTCCAGCGCCCAGCAGCAGGGCTGCGTCGACATAGCAACCCAACTGGTTACCAATGTTGATATTGAT GTGAttctggggggagggaggatgtACATGACGCCGAAAGGAACTCCAGACCCGGAGTACCCCACCTCCAACTCTCGCAAAGGGGAccgcaaagacaaaaagaaccTCATTGACGTGTGGCTGAAGGCTAAACCA AACAAGAAATCTCACTATGTTTGGCACAGGAAGGAGTTTGATGAGATTAATGTTAAAGCTACTGACCGGCTAATGG GTCTGTTTGAGCCAAAGGACATGAGATTTGAAGTTTTCCGGAACAGAACGCGAGACCCCTCCATTGTGGAGATGACAGAGAAAGCCATACAAATCCTCAGCAAGAATCCAAAAGGATACTTTCTGTTTGTTGAAG GAGGGAGAATAGATCATGGCCACCATAGTGGCATTGCCAAATTAGCACTGACAGAAGCTGTGATGTTTGACCGAGCCATTCAGCGTGCTGCGCAGCTAACAAGGGAGTATGACACCCTCACCGTGGTTACTGCCGACCACTCCCACGTCTTCACATTTGGCGGTAACACACCTCGAGGGAATCCCATTTTCG GTCTGGCACCAAAGAAAGCTGATGACAAACTGCCTTTCACCAGTCTCCTGTACGCCAACGGCCCCGGCTACGTCCATATAAACGGAACCAGAGGCAACATCACAATGGTGGATTACT ATGATGAGGAGTACATGCAGCAGGCGGCTGTCCCGCTGGATGTTGAGACGCACGGCGGGGAGGATGTGGCCATCTACGCCAAAGGCCCGATGGCTCACCTCATTCATGGGGTAAAAGAGCAGAACTACGTGGCACATGTCATGGCCTATGCCGCCTGCTTGGAGCCCTACAAGAACTGCCCTCCTCACCCCCACAGCCACACCTCAAGCGGGTGTGTGAACCCTACATCGAGCCTTCTGGTTGGCCTACTTAGCTTCCTCTGGTTACTCAGATGa